One window of Nostoc sp. C052 genomic DNA carries:
- a CDS encoding ATP-binding protein — protein MNSAQPLGSVIQGSLTEGLEVRLHPDISVEDMRVGKFLVVQGMRSRFFCMLTDVALGAANARIIANPPSWEDTFLRDVLAGSGTYGTINLAPMLMFTPESEESFSPTNGKSANPFIPSITGLASFVPQTSTTMELLPVKTIPSHFSQVYDASVDDFRRVFGWEDDPQRRNFSIGKPLDMDVPVCIDLNRFVERSNGVFGKSGTGKSFLTRLLLAGVIRKNAAVNLIFDMHSEYGWEAVAEGKNVSTVKGLKQLFPSKVEVYTLDPESTKRRGVRDAQELYLSYEQIEVEDIKLCSRDLGLSDAALDNANILYSEFGKSWIVQLLNMTNEEIEMFCDEKRGHKGSIMALQRKLLRMDSLKYMRAVCPQNYISKIVQCLESGKNVVIEFGSQSNMLSYMLVTNMITRRIHEHYVKKADKFLQSKNPSDRPTPLMITIEEAHRFLDPAIVQSTIFGTIARELRKYFVTLLVVDQRPSGIDNEVMSQIGTRITALLNDEKDIEAIFTGVSGGSGLRSVLAKLDSKQQALILGHAVPMPVVVRTRPYDATFYEEIGEPAWEEKPDAEVFAAAELAKADLGF, from the coding sequence ATGAATTCGGCACAGCCATTAGGTTCGGTCATTCAAGGTTCTTTAACTGAAGGTTTAGAAGTACGATTGCATCCTGACATTTCTGTAGAAGATATGCGGGTGGGTAAATTTCTTGTTGTGCAAGGGATGCGATCGCGTTTTTTTTGTATGCTGACAGATGTAGCATTGGGAGCTGCTAATGCCCGAATTATTGCTAATCCCCCCAGTTGGGAAGACACTTTTTTACGAGATGTTTTAGCCGGAAGTGGTACTTACGGTACTATCAACCTCGCGCCGATGTTGATGTTCACTCCCGAATCTGAAGAATCTTTTTCCCCAACAAATGGTAAATCGGCAAATCCCTTTATCCCGTCGATAACGGGTTTAGCTTCATTTGTGCCACAAACCAGCACAACGATGGAATTGTTACCTGTTAAAACTATTCCTAGCCACTTTAGTCAGGTTTACGACGCCAGTGTTGACGATTTTCGCCGGGTATTTGGTTGGGAAGATGACCCCCAAAGGCGAAATTTTTCCATCGGCAAACCTTTGGATATGGATGTGCCCGTTTGTATCGATTTAAACCGCTTCGTGGAACGGAGTAATGGGGTTTTTGGGAAATCTGGTACTGGTAAATCCTTTCTCACACGGCTACTTTTAGCCGGTGTTATCCGTAAAAATGCGGCAGTAAATTTGATTTTTGATATGCACTCTGAGTATGGCTGGGAAGCCGTTGCAGAAGGTAAGAATGTCAGTACTGTTAAGGGTTTAAAGCAACTTTTTCCGAGTAAAGTGGAAGTTTACACCCTCGATCCAGAATCGACCAAGCGTCGGGGTGTGCGTGATGCTCAAGAACTTTATTTGAGTTACGAGCAAATAGAAGTTGAAGATATTAAATTATGTAGTCGAGACTTAGGACTCTCTGACGCGGCCTTAGATAACGCCAATATTTTGTACAGCGAATTTGGCAAGTCTTGGATTGTCCAGCTGTTAAATATGACTAACGAAGAAATCGAGATGTTCTGCGACGAGAAGCGCGGACACAAAGGCTCGATTATGGCATTGCAGCGCAAACTCTTGCGAATGGATAGTTTGAAGTATATGCGAGCAGTTTGCCCCCAGAATTACATTAGTAAAATTGTGCAATGTCTGGAATCTGGGAAGAATGTTGTGATAGAATTTGGTTCCCAGTCTAATATGCTCTCTTATATGTTGGTGACAAATATGATCACCCGACGTATCCACGAGCATTACGTCAAAAAAGCAGACAAATTCCTGCAAAGCAAAAATCCTAGCGATCGCCCCACGCCATTGATGATTACCATTGAAGAGGCGCACCGTTTCCTTGATCCAGCGATCGTCCAAAGTACCATCTTTGGGACTATTGCCCGTGAACTGCGTAAGTACTTTGTCACACTTTTGGTAGTTGATCAACGCCCATCAGGCATAGATAATGAAGTTATGTCCCAGATTGGGACTCGCATTACCGCTTTGCTGAATGATGAAAAAGACATTGAGGCGATTTTTACAGGTGTATCTGGTGGTAGCGGACTGCGATCGGTATTGGCAAAGCTAGACTCGAAACAACAAGCCTTAATTTTGGGTCACGCCGTTCCTATGCCAGTAGTAGTACGTACCCGACCTTACGACGCAACCTT
- a CDS encoding glutathione S-transferase family protein produces the protein MLELYQWELSQYSEKVRLILDFKGLDYRKIEVNPGIGQVELFRLTGQRQVPVLKDRNKYIADSTEIAKYLDLEYPDRPIIPQDPKKRGLTLLIEEWADESIGIKGRKALFAAISQDQNFRKSLLPTSTPDIFKSLVGGVPSDFLTVFGFGVGYSPDVIQAAIASLKQDLEALTLLLADSLYLTGDEPTLADLAVAGLSILLKFPPGPYLDLPASIRGKGLPIFAENIDYEPFFTWRDRLYAQFRKPLISSTSATGGAPTSIQID, from the coding sequence ATGCTGGAATTATACCAATGGGAACTCTCTCAATACTCAGAGAAAGTGCGCCTCATTCTAGATTTTAAAGGACTAGATTACCGCAAAATAGAGGTGAATCCGGGGATTGGACAGGTAGAACTGTTCCGGCTGACTGGTCAAAGACAAGTCCCGGTATTAAAGGATCGTAATAAATATATTGCGGATTCTACGGAGATAGCTAAGTATTTAGACTTAGAGTATCCCGATCGCCCAATCATACCGCAAGATCCTAAAAAACGGGGTTTAACTTTATTAATAGAAGAATGGGCGGATGAGTCCATCGGCATTAAAGGTCGCAAAGCACTATTTGCTGCCATAAGTCAAGATCAAAATTTCCGTAAGTCTTTATTACCCACTTCAACACCAGATATATTTAAAAGTCTGGTTGGAGGAGTACCTAGTGATTTTCTGACAGTGTTCGGTTTTGGCGTTGGTTACAGTCCAGATGTGATACAGGCAGCGATCGCATCTTTAAAACAAGATTTGGAAGCTTTGACGTTATTATTGGCAGATAGTCTCTATTTAACAGGAGATGAGCCGACTCTAGCTGACTTAGCGGTGGCTGGCTTATCGATATTGCTCAAGTTCCCCCCTGGCCCCTATCTGGATTTACCAGCTTCTATCAGAGGCAAAGGATTGCCAATCTTTGCCGAGAATATAGATTATGAACCATTCTTCACCTGGCGCGATCGCCTTTACGCCCAATTCCGCAAACCGTTAATCAGTAGCACTTCCGCAACAGGGGGTGCGCCAACTTCGATTCAGATTGATTAG
- a CDS encoding fasciclin domain-containing protein, whose translation MKTNYSKLLTTLAGIAGFTSFNLFISLPSDAKSALNPNPSIFKEAPYNQGQRLQADAQYTIGETASETEKGNTKRKPVAQKSGGTLNPKPSIFNEPPYNRGGATPTEAVPTNPENQPTIPPTKVPSTETPTKTPPGPGASDNQGKNLLALAESNASFTTLTKALKAAGLTGALQGKDNLTIFAPTDAAFAKLPPDALQELLKPDNKEVLIKILTYHVVSGKVLSTDLKSGEVKSLEGGTINVKVDPATGVTVNDAKVTQADITGTNGVIHAIDQVILPPDL comes from the coding sequence ATGAAGACAAATTACAGCAAATTGCTGACTACGTTAGCAGGCATCGCCGGATTTACTAGTTTCAATCTTTTCATTAGTTTACCATCTGATGCGAAATCGGCACTAAATCCTAACCCTAGTATTTTTAAGGAAGCCCCCTACAATCAGGGACAACGCCTTCAAGCAGACGCTCAATACACAATTGGTGAGACCGCTTCTGAAACAGAAAAAGGCAATACCAAACGCAAACCAGTAGCACAAAAAAGTGGTGGGACGCTAAATCCCAAACCAAGTATTTTCAACGAGCCTCCCTATAACCGTGGTGGTGCTACACCTACTGAAGCTGTACCTACTAACCCTGAAAATCAACCCACCATACCACCAACAAAAGTACCATCTACTGAGACACCGACTAAAACTCCGCCAGGGCCAGGAGCAAGCGACAATCAAGGCAAAAACTTGCTAGCTTTAGCAGAGTCCAACGCTTCTTTTACCACCTTAACCAAGGCTTTGAAAGCAGCAGGATTGACCGGAGCCTTGCAAGGCAAAGATAACTTAACTATTTTTGCACCCACTGACGCAGCTTTTGCTAAATTGCCACCAGATGCTTTACAAGAATTGTTAAAACCAGACAACAAAGAAGTATTGATCAAAATCCTAACTTACCATGTAGTATCTGGTAAGGTATTGTCCACTGATTTGAAGTCTGGTGAAGTTAAAAGCCTTGAAGGCGGTACAATCAACGTTAAAGTTGATCCTGCAACTGGTGTGACTGTCAATGATGCGAAAGTTACACAAGCAGATATCACAGGCACTAACGGTGTAATCCACGCAATTGATCAAGTGATTTTACCTCCTGACTTGTAG
- a CDS encoding polysaccharide deacetylase family protein → MEEKKSFFGLQKILITLLVLSTGLSVGAMMLIKSSSSEAQSTDNINVSNLPAKVGTQQMIEDLKATMLRIWQEQAQIRSLSYPVPLRFQGETIEAAKLTPDQKVIALTFDDGPWPESTAQVLDILKQNQIKGTFFLIGQNVKNYPSLVKREIAEGHVIGNHTWHHWYQFLNPQAAAYEIDHTADLIYQLTGIKTNLFRPPGGIMHNGVAAYARNSKYAIILWSSDSVDYSRPAVPKLINNVFRQAKPGGIVLMHDGGGNRSKTVQALPEIIANFRKQGYSFVTIPELLEMQDKDIKRIANKK, encoded by the coding sequence GTGGAGGAAAAAAAGTCATTTTTTGGTCTACAAAAAATATTAATTACCTTGCTGGTCTTAAGTACCGGTTTGAGTGTTGGGGCGATGATGCTTATCAAGTCAAGCTCTTCTGAGGCTCAAAGTACAGACAATATAAATGTCAGTAATCTACCAGCCAAGGTTGGAACTCAGCAGATGATTGAAGACCTAAAAGCGACAATGCTCAGAATTTGGCAGGAACAGGCACAAATAAGGAGTCTCTCATATCCTGTGCCACTACGTTTTCAAGGGGAAACAATTGAGGCGGCAAAACTTACTCCCGACCAGAAAGTAATTGCTCTCACTTTTGATGATGGGCCATGGCCTGAGAGTACCGCGCAAGTACTGGATATTCTTAAACAAAATCAAATCAAAGGCACATTTTTCCTCATTGGACAAAACGTGAAGAATTATCCAAGCTTAGTCAAGCGGGAGATTGCTGAAGGTCACGTAATTGGCAATCATACTTGGCATCATTGGTATCAATTCTTGAATCCCCAAGCAGCTGCTTATGAAATTGACCACACAGCAGACTTGATTTATCAGTTGACAGGGATTAAAACAAATTTGTTTCGACCACCAGGGGGAATCATGCACAATGGGGTGGCTGCTTATGCTAGAAATAGCAAATATGCCATCATTCTCTGGTCATCTGACTCTGTAGACTACTCACGTCCGGCTGTACCAAAATTAATTAATAATGTGTTCAGGCAGGCCAAACCAGGCGGGATTGTGCTGATGCATGATGGTGGTGGTAATCGTTCTAAAACGGTGCAAGCTTTACCAGAAATTATTGCTAACTTTCGCAAACAGGGCTATAGCTTTGTTACTATCCCTGAACTTTTAGAAATGCAAGATAAAGATATAAAGCGGATTGCAAACAAAAAGTAA
- the hemL gene encoding glutamate-1-semialdehyde 2,1-aminomutase, producing the protein MVNTTIKTTKSQEVFAAAQNLMPGGVSSPVRAFKSVGGQPIVFDRVKGAYIWDVDGNQYIDYVGTWGPAICGHAHPEVIAALHEALEKGTSFGAPSVLENVLAEMVIDAVPSIEMVRFVNSGTEACMGVLRLMRAFTNREKIIKFEGCYHGHADAFLVKAGSGVATLGLPDSPGVPKLATSTTLTAPFNDLEAVRALFEENRDEIAGVILEPVVGNAGFIAPDAGFLEGLRELTHEYGALLVFDEVMTGFRIAYGGAQEKFGVTPDLTTLGKVIGGGLPVGAYGGRRDIMSMVAPAGPVYQAGTLSGNPLAMTAGIKTLELLQKPGTYEYLDRITKKLGDGLLQIAKENGHAVCGGQISAMFGLFFTSGPVHNYEDAKKSDTAKFGRFHRGMLEHGVYLAPSQFEAGFTSFAHTEEDIDQTLAVARDVISSL; encoded by the coding sequence TTGGTAAATACCACAATTAAAACAACAAAATCACAAGAAGTCTTTGCCGCTGCTCAAAACCTTATGCCTGGAGGAGTCAGTTCTCCAGTTCGTGCCTTTAAATCTGTGGGCGGACAACCCATCGTTTTTGATCGTGTTAAAGGCGCATATATTTGGGATGTAGATGGCAATCAATACATAGACTATGTAGGCACATGGGGCCCAGCTATTTGTGGTCATGCTCATCCAGAAGTCATTGCAGCGCTGCATGAAGCCTTAGAAAAAGGTACCAGTTTCGGCGCTCCCTCAGTTCTAGAAAATGTTTTGGCAGAAATGGTCATCGATGCCGTTCCTAGTATCGAAATGGTCAGATTTGTCAACTCTGGAACTGAAGCCTGTATGGGAGTTTTGCGACTGATGCGGGCTTTCACCAACCGCGAGAAAATCATCAAGTTTGAAGGTTGCTACCACGGACACGCCGATGCGTTTCTAGTAAAGGCGGGTTCTGGTGTTGCTACACTTGGTTTGCCAGACTCACCGGGAGTACCTAAATTAGCAACTAGCACCACTCTAACTGCACCTTTCAACGACCTAGAAGCCGTCAGAGCTTTGTTTGAAGAAAACCGCGACGAGATTGCCGGTGTCATTCTTGAGCCAGTCGTCGGCAATGCTGGATTTATTGCACCTGATGCTGGCTTCCTAGAAGGTTTACGGGAACTAACTCACGAATATGGAGCATTATTGGTATTTGACGAAGTAATGACAGGCTTCCGCATTGCTTACGGTGGCGCTCAAGAAAAATTTGGCGTCACTCCCGATTTAACAACCTTAGGCAAGGTAATTGGTGGTGGTTTGCCAGTGGGAGCCTATGGTGGTCGTCGGGATATTATGTCAATGGTTGCTCCCGCAGGCCCCGTATATCAAGCTGGAACACTTTCAGGTAATCCCCTGGCAATGACTGCTGGTATTAAGACCTTAGAATTGCTGCAAAAGCCAGGTACTTACGAGTATCTTGACCGGATTACTAAAAAACTAGGAGATGGTTTGCTGCAAATTGCTAAAGAAAATGGTCATGCAGTTTGCGGCGGTCAAATCAGCGCCATGTTTGGATTATTCTTTACCTCTGGCCCAGTTCATAACTACGAAGATGCGAAAAAGTCTGATACAGCCAAATTCGGACGCTTTCATCGCGGTATGTTAGAGCATGGTGTTTACTTAGCACCTTCTCAATTTGAAGCTGGGTTTACCTCTTTTGCTCACACCGAAGAGGATATCGATCAAACTTTAGCAGTTGCACGGGATGTAATATCGAGCTTGTAA
- the hisIE gene encoding bifunctional phosphoribosyl-AMP cyclohydrolase/phosphoribosyl-ATP diphosphatase HisIE yields the protein MSSNDSRSLHYTIPVEQIRYDERGLVPAIVQDYLDGTVLMMAWMNQESLQKTLETEETWFWSRSRQELWHKGATSGHIQKVQSIRYDCDSDALLIGVEQLGDVACHTGERSCFHQIEGEIAAPPGDTLSQLFQIICDRRDNPTESSYTCKLFAGGDNKILKKIGEETAEVVMAFKDDEADAIAGEVADLLYHTLVALAHHQVDLKSVYRKLQERRQ from the coding sequence ATGTCTTCTAACGATTCGCGATCGCTGCATTACACTATCCCGGTTGAGCAAATTCGCTATGATGAGCGGGGTCTAGTGCCTGCAATTGTTCAAGATTATCTGGATGGTACTGTCCTGATGATGGCATGGATGAATCAGGAATCGTTACAAAAGACTTTAGAAACTGAAGAAACTTGGTTTTGGAGTCGTTCTCGACAAGAATTATGGCATAAAGGGGCAACTTCTGGTCATATTCAAAAGGTGCAAAGTATCCGTTATGACTGTGATAGTGATGCGCTGCTCATCGGTGTAGAGCAATTAGGAGATGTTGCCTGCCATACTGGAGAGCGCAGTTGCTTTCACCAAATAGAAGGGGAAATTGCCGCACCACCAGGGGATACATTGTCGCAATTGTTTCAAATAATCTGCGATCGCCGTGACAATCCTACTGAAAGTTCTTACACTTGTAAACTATTCGCAGGTGGCGATAACAAAATTTTGAAAAAGATTGGTGAGGAAACTGCTGAGGTGGTAATGGCTTTTAAGGATGATGAAGCAGATGCGATCGCAGGTGAAGTCGCAGATTTGCTATATCATACTTTGGTTGCCTTAGCTCACCATCAAGTTGATTTAAAATCAGTGTATCGCAAGCTCCAAGAACGTCGTCAATAG
- a CDS encoding MFS transporter has product MKLASQSQLSSWLPSIHPQVWIFAIGRFFSEVGTGFTLFYAPIFFVNQLGLSATSVGVALGSASISGIVGRIGGGSLADSGGWGRRRTLLLATAISAIGSLVLAATNNFTTLIIGSLISGLGIGFYWPAAEAVVADASQIDNRRETFAIARLADNLGLAIGIVLAGFLIAIIGSYRWLFVIDAISFMVFFGVVYVGVSETEQQQTGESEKTELFAAWMAVLKDGRFLVYIAANIFFTIYISQIHSTLPLYFKNFIFVESTAKGFAETTISGLFAWHLVFAIICQLPVTSILKSCSHTLALTVSAIFWAIGFALIWVSGTAPSHQLVWVTLALGVFAVAIVSYTPSSASLVTELAPENQRGVYFSINALCWAVGSFIGHPLGGWALDQPQIITNTYWLGFILSVAIAVAILQYLNRILAE; this is encoded by the coding sequence ATGAAATTAGCTTCTCAATCTCAGTTATCATCGTGGTTGCCATCGATACATCCCCAGGTCTGGATTTTCGCAATTGGTAGATTTTTCTCAGAAGTTGGTACTGGCTTCACCCTGTTTTACGCCCCCATCTTTTTTGTCAATCAACTTGGTTTATCTGCAACTAGTGTTGGGGTAGCCTTGGGTAGCGCCTCGATTTCCGGCATCGTCGGGCGGATTGGAGGTGGTTCTTTGGCTGATTCTGGAGGATGGGGACGCCGCCGCACTTTGTTGCTAGCCACGGCGATTTCAGCGATTGGTTCTCTAGTTTTAGCGGCAACCAATAATTTCACTACTTTGATAATTGGTAGCTTGATTAGCGGTTTAGGGATAGGTTTCTATTGGCCGGCGGCCGAAGCTGTGGTTGCTGACGCCAGCCAAATTGATAATCGCCGCGAAACTTTTGCGATCGCACGACTAGCTGATAATCTGGGGTTAGCGATCGGAATTGTGCTTGCTGGGTTTTTGATTGCGATTATTGGCAGTTATCGATGGCTATTTGTGATTGATGCCATCTCTTTTATGGTATTTTTTGGGGTTGTCTATGTGGGAGTTAGTGAAACCGAACAACAGCAAACGGGGGAATCTGAAAAGACAGAACTTTTTGCTGCTTGGATGGCAGTATTAAAAGATGGGCGTTTCCTAGTCTACATAGCAGCTAATATATTCTTTACAATCTATATTTCTCAAATCCACAGCACCCTACCGCTTTACTTCAAAAACTTTATCTTTGTCGAAAGTACTGCCAAAGGATTTGCTGAAACCACCATTAGCGGATTATTTGCTTGGCATTTAGTGTTCGCTATTATTTGTCAGTTACCTGTCACCAGCATCTTAAAAAGCTGCTCTCACACACTGGCGCTGACTGTTTCGGCTATTTTCTGGGCAATTGGTTTTGCCCTCATTTGGGTAAGCGGCACTGCCCCATCTCATCAACTAGTTTGGGTAACATTAGCATTGGGAGTATTTGCAGTGGCGATTGTTTCTTATACCCCATCTTCTGCCTCTTTAGTGACTGAGTTAGCCCCAGAAAATCAACGCGGCGTTTATTTTTCCATCAACGCTTTGTGTTGGGCTGTTGGCTCTTTTATTGGTCATCCCTTGGGTGGATGGGCATTAGATCAACCACAAATTATTACTAATACTTACTGGTTAGGGTTCATTTTAAGTGTAGCGATCGCCGTAGCAATTTTACAATACCTCAATCGAATTTTGGCTGAGTAA
- a CDS encoding response regulator transcription factor, with translation MAPAKILVVDDDPAVRNLIQRFLIKQNYQVEAAEDGKTALNLFEQFNPDLVILDVNLPDVTGFNLCQEMQSRNGVFVLMLTSRADEADKIRGFAKGADDYLTKPFGLGELEVRVGAILRRQRVITTAEQKRLVFEKLMIDPVRREVALNNQPVPLTALEFDLLHFLASHPGRVWRRAELIQEVWDYEYVGDQRVVDVHIGQIRKKIEIDASQPALIQTVRGVGYKFESPAHPQQLEAKS, from the coding sequence ATGGCTCCCGCCAAGATTCTTGTAGTTGACGACGACCCTGCGGTTCGGAATTTAATCCAACGCTTTTTAATTAAGCAGAACTATCAGGTGGAGGCTGCCGAAGATGGAAAGACAGCCTTAAATCTATTTGAGCAATTTAACCCTGATTTGGTGATTCTAGATGTGAACCTACCAGATGTCACAGGGTTTAACCTCTGCCAAGAGATGCAAAGTCGTAATGGTGTTTTTGTTCTGATGTTGACTAGCCGTGCTGACGAAGCTGACAAAATTCGTGGCTTTGCTAAAGGTGCTGACGACTATCTCACCAAGCCTTTTGGGCTAGGAGAGCTAGAAGTCAGAGTTGGAGCTATTTTAAGGCGTCAGCGAGTGATAACTACGGCCGAGCAGAAACGCTTGGTATTTGAAAAACTTATGATTGATCCGGTGCGACGGGAGGTAGCACTTAATAATCAACCAGTACCTTTAACTGCTCTGGAATTTGACTTGTTGCATTTTTTAGCCAGTCATCCAGGCCGAGTTTGGCGGCGCGCAGAACTCATCCAAGAGGTCTGGGATTATGAGTATGTCGGCGACCAGCGGGTTGTAGATGTACATATTGGCCAAATTCGCAAGAAGATTGAAATTGATGCTAGTCAGCCAGCATTAATTCAAACTGTACGCGGCGTAGGCTATAAGTTTGAATCTCCTGCCCATCCCCAGCAATTGGAAGCCAAGTCCTGA
- a CDS encoding CPP1-like family protein: protein MSDQNPYEKLGVSEEASFDEIQDARNRLFEQHNGDAKHLEVIEAAYDAILMDRLRMRQEGKIKVPERIRFPELRVQSPPKESPIPRQQSPAWLQRLIDEPSPADILLPGAWFLGLSSISLFYPEGGEQVLQLALVVGVGTSIYFLNRKEGKFGRAVLLTLVSLIIGLIVGGLIAIWLLPQIPFLNLSSNQFSTVLTFIFFWLVSSFLR from the coding sequence ATGAGCGATCAAAATCCCTACGAAAAACTTGGGGTATCAGAAGAGGCTAGCTTCGATGAAATTCAGGATGCTCGTAATCGCCTATTCGAGCAACACAATGGCGATGCCAAGCATTTAGAAGTAATTGAAGCGGCTTACGATGCGATTTTAATGGATCGCCTACGGATGCGCCAGGAAGGTAAAATCAAAGTCCCTGAACGTATCCGGTTTCCAGAGTTGCGAGTGCAATCGCCTCCTAAAGAAAGTCCAATCCCTCGCCAGCAGTCGCCTGCATGGCTACAACGGCTGATCGATGAGCCATCGCCTGCGGATATACTCTTACCAGGAGCTTGGTTTCTTGGTTTGAGTTCTATTAGCCTGTTCTATCCAGAAGGAGGTGAGCAGGTTTTACAGTTGGCATTAGTGGTTGGTGTAGGCACTAGTATTTACTTTCTTAATCGTAAGGAAGGCAAATTTGGCCGGGCAGTTTTGCTCACCCTGGTTAGTTTAATAATCGGCTTAATCGTTGGGGGACTAATTGCTATCTGGCTTTTACCACAAATACCATTCCTCAATCTCTCATCGAATCAGTTCTCTACTGTACTGACGTTTATATTCTTTTGGTTGGTTAGTAGCTTTCTACGCTAA
- a CDS encoding HAD family hydrolase gives MLRLITDFDGPIIDVSERYYRVYQFCLEKTRRPDQVVQELPKAEFWQLKRSRIPEKQIALNSGLDEAQAQEFAQLRRQTVHTEAYFNYDTLAPGAVDALLKIQQAGIDLAVMTMRRVRELDYAFKKYDLGRFFPENRCYCLSNDYVKTRDIEDKPLLMARALQELPPAADTWMVGDTEADITAAKNYNIKVMAVECGIRDRTQLQLYQPDLIVKDFSTAVDLVLESQRLSRKTL, from the coding sequence ATGCTAAGACTGATTACTGACTTCGACGGCCCAATTATTGATGTTTCCGAACGGTACTACCGTGTTTACCAATTCTGCTTGGAGAAAACCCGTCGTCCAGACCAAGTGGTGCAAGAACTTCCGAAAGCGGAATTTTGGCAGTTAAAGCGATCGCGCATTCCTGAAAAACAAATTGCCTTAAATTCAGGGTTAGACGAAGCCCAAGCCCAAGAATTTGCCCAGTTGCGGCGGCAAACTGTGCATACAGAAGCTTATTTCAACTATGATACTCTCGCGCCTGGTGCTGTGGATGCACTGTTAAAAATTCAACAAGCTGGAATTGATTTAGCAGTTATGACCATGCGCCGAGTTCGAGAACTAGATTATGCTTTCAAAAAATACGATTTGGGGAGATTTTTCCCAGAAAATCGTTGTTATTGCCTAAGTAACGACTACGTGAAAACTCGTGATATTGAAGATAAGCCCTTGTTAATGGCTAGGGCATTACAAGAATTGCCCCCCGCTGCTGATACCTGGATGGTGGGAGATACAGAAGCCGATATCACCGCTGCGAAAAATTATAATATTAAAGTGATGGCTGTAGAGTGTGGGATTCGCGATCGCACCCAATTGCAACTTTACCAGCCCGACTTAATAGTTAAAGACTTTAGCACTGCTGTAGATTTAGTCCTAGAATCTCAACGCTTGTCTAGAAAGACTCTTTAG
- the hppD gene encoding 4-hydroxyphenylpyruvate dioxygenase gives MKIDHVHFYVEDAKVWRDWFIHHLGFQPVADRISSFHTCTEVVKSGDVCFFLSSPLLPTSPVAEFLRQYPPGVADVAFAVEDVEGAIALAQMHGATILQSIQERWIGKAFLKCGKIAAWGGLTHTLIERRCGEGKDSLGQRGEVCNNFPSASPISSITAIDHIVLNVAVGELDSAVAWYENILNFQPQQAFKIKTNRSALHSQVMVSPNGSVQLPINEPASRNSQIQEFLDVNRGPGIQHIALRTTNLVSAIAKFRANGLSLLSVPQTYYTQLKQRPGLTLSPLELEAIAQQEILVDWQEYTPVGAQQTAPLLLQIFTQPIFEQPTFFFEFIERRLQAKGFGEGNFRALFEAIESEQIKRGTLQ, from the coding sequence ATGAAAATTGATCACGTTCATTTCTATGTAGAAGACGCGAAAGTATGGCGGGATTGGTTTATACACCATCTTGGTTTTCAACCAGTAGCCGATCGCATCAGTTCATTTCATACTTGTACAGAAGTGGTGAAAAGTGGTGATGTCTGCTTTTTTCTGTCTTCACCACTGTTACCTACAAGTCCAGTAGCGGAGTTTCTGCGTCAATATCCCCCTGGTGTGGCAGATGTCGCTTTTGCTGTGGAAGATGTCGAAGGCGCGATCGCACTAGCTCAAATGCACGGTGCTACAATTCTACAATCCATCCAGGAACGCTGGATAGGTAAGGCATTTCTCAAATGTGGCAAGATTGCCGCCTGGGGTGGACTAACTCATACTTTGATAGAAAGGCGCTGTGGAGAAGGGAAAGACAGCCTTGGGCAAAGGGGAGAGGTTTGCAATAATTTTCCCTCTGCTTCGCCTATATCTTCAATTACCGCCATAGATCATATAGTGCTGAACGTGGCAGTTGGGGAATTAGACAGTGCTGTGGCTTGGTACGAAAATATCCTCAATTTTCAACCCCAGCAAGCATTTAAAATTAAAACCAATCGTTCTGCTTTACACAGTCAGGTGATGGTTTCGCCTAACGGTAGCGTCCAATTGCCAATTAATGAACCGGCTTCTAGAAATTCTCAAATTCAGGAGTTTCTCGATGTCAACCGGGGACCAGGAATTCAACATATTGCCTTGCGGACGACTAATCTTGTAAGTGCGATCGCTAAATTTCGTGCTAATGGTTTATCCTTACTCTCGGTTCCCCAAACCTATTACACCCAGCTAAAACAGCGTCCAGGACTTACACTATCACCGCTAGAACTAGAAGCGATCGCTCAACAAGAAATTCTCGTGGACTGGCAAGAATATACTCCTGTAGGGGCACAACAAACTGCACCCCTTCTACTGCAAATTTTCACCCAGCCCATTTTTGAACAACCGACATTTTTCTTTGAGTTTATTGAACGTCGTTTGCAAGCTAAAGGTTTTGGCGAAGGTAACTTTCGCGCCTTATTTGAAGCCATTGAAAGCGAACAAATTAAACGCGGTACTTTACAGTAG